In Bosea sp. (in: a-proteobacteria), one DNA window encodes the following:
- a CDS encoding MerR family transcriptional regulator: protein MKIGDLARRSGLTAHTIRYYERIGLLPYADRDRSKQRDYDASILTWIEFLGRLKTTGMPIREMLRYAALRDQGVATGPERRLLLEAHREQVRARVAELGACLLVLDAKIGGYADAEQRISNDDPTHPEHRRRPAGARPARAR, encoded by the coding sequence ATGAAGATCGGAGATCTTGCGAGGCGATCGGGGCTGACGGCCCATACGATCCGCTATTACGAGCGGATCGGGCTGTTGCCCTATGCCGACCGGGACCGGTCTAAGCAGCGCGACTACGACGCCTCGATCCTGACCTGGATCGAATTCCTCGGCCGCCTGAAGACCACGGGCATGCCGATCCGCGAGATGCTGCGCTATGCGGCTCTACGGGACCAGGGCGTCGCCACCGGACCGGAGCGTCGCCTTCTGCTGGAGGCGCATCGGGAACAAGTGCGTGCCCGCGTCGCCGAGCTCGGCGCCTGCCTTCTCGTCCTCGACGCCAAGATCGGCGGCTATGCCGACGCGGAACAGAGGATATCGAACGATGACCCAACACATCCCGAACACCGGCGACGACCGGCTGGAGCGCGGCCGGCGCGCGCTCGCTGA
- a CDS encoding usg protein — protein MASTDFARQIAGYGLTTAGILYRLPDHPSILQEYIWQDYDLAPRFPELNKFLAFWQAELDGKLFRITVAHKDLIGPADLSAVSGEFRLQ, from the coding sequence ATGGCTTCGACGGACTTCGCCCGCCAGATCGCCGGCTACGGATTGACCACCGCCGGCATTCTCTACCGATTGCCCGATCACCCTTCGATCCTGCAGGAATATATCTGGCAGGATTACGACCTCGCCCCGCGCTTCCCCGAGCTCAACAAGTTCCTCGCCTTCTGGCAGGCCGAGCTCGACGGCAAGCTGTTCCGCATCACCGTGGCTCACAAGGATCTGATCGGCCCGGCCGATCTCAGTGCGGTGAGCGGCGAATTCCGGCTGCAGTGA
- a CDS encoding cold-shock protein: MTTGTVKWFNSTKGFGFIQPDDGGQDVFVHVSAVERAGMRDLREGQKIGFEVARDNKSGKMAAEQLQTA, encoded by the coding sequence ATGACCACCGGCACCGTGAAATGGTTCAATTCCACCAAGGGCTTCGGCTTCATCCAGCCTGACGATGGCGGTCAGGACGTGTTCGTGCATGTCTCCGCCGTAGAGCGGGCTGGCATGCGGGATCTCCGCGAGGGCCAGAAGATCGGGTTTGAGGTCGCTCGCGACAACAAGTCCGGGAAGATGGCGGCGGAGCAGCTCCAGACAGCGTAA
- a CDS encoding LysR family transcriptional regulator, which translates to MTDWEDLRHFAALAQSGSLSAAARRLGVEHATVARRVTALEHDLALKLVDRRGRRLTLTADGVRVAAHLGAMEESALAVARVAAGARETIAGEVQISAPHSLAAAKLVAPLAELRRRHPGLALHLLGETRSASLDRREAEIAIRLSRPAEGDLVIRKLGEIAFAPYATAAYLANTPETDRRFIGYDAALEEAPQQVALRSLAADRPFALVASTLEIQLAAVRAGMGIAMLPEFMVEPGLDLTHVACEPPVPSREVWLAIHADLRNAAPIRAVAEAIEAAFR; encoded by the coding sequence ATGACGGATTGGGAGGATCTGCGCCATTTCGCGGCGCTGGCGCAGAGCGGTTCGCTCTCGGCCGCCGCGCGCCGGCTCGGCGTCGAGCATGCGACGGTGGCGCGGCGTGTCACGGCGCTGGAGCACGATCTCGCGCTCAAGCTGGTCGACCGGCGCGGTCGGCGCCTGACCTTGACGGCGGACGGCGTCAGGGTCGCCGCCCATCTCGGCGCGATGGAAGAAAGTGCGCTCGCCGTCGCCCGCGTGGCGGCCGGCGCCCGCGAGACGATCGCCGGCGAAGTCCAGATCAGCGCGCCTCACTCCCTCGCTGCGGCGAAGCTCGTCGCACCGCTCGCCGAACTGCGCAGGCGGCATCCCGGTCTCGCGCTCCACCTCCTCGGCGAGACCCGCAGCGCCTCGCTCGATCGGCGCGAGGCCGAGATCGCGATCCGGTTGAGCAGGCCGGCGGAAGGCGATCTGGTGATCCGCAAGCTCGGCGAGATCGCGTTTGCGCCTTACGCGACCGCGGCCTATCTCGCGAACACGCCCGAGACTGACCGGCGCTTCATCGGCTACGACGCGGCGTTGGAAGAGGCGCCGCAACAGGTCGCATTGCGCTCGCTCGCGGCTGATCGGCCCTTCGCACTCGTCGCCAGCACGCTGGAGATCCAGCTCGCCGCCGTGCGCGCCGGCATGGGCATCGCCATGCTGCCGGAGTTCATGGTCGAGCCCGGTCTCGATCTCACCCACGTCGCATGCGAGCCTCCCGTTCCGAGCCGCGAGGTCTGGCTGGCCATCCACGCCGATTTGCGCAACGCCGCTCCCATCCGCGCCGTCGCCGAGGCCATCGAAGCCGCGTTTCGATGA
- a CDS encoding quinone oxidoreductase, producing MDRVVRMVGVGGVDRLEVAETAARPPGPGEVRVRHEAIGVNFIDIYQRTGLYPLPLPAVLGAEGAGRVEALGDGVGGFAIGDRVAYAGAPVGAYATARSLPASRLVALPETIPSRLAAASMLKGLTAHMLLTRTYPVTEGSTLLIHAAAGGLGALLTRWAKRLGAQVIVTAGSPEKARIAIGHGADHVVVGRKADLPAEIAALTGGCGVDFAIDGIGGAMLRKTLACVRRFGTVASIGQAAGPIPPLAVEELGPVRSLSLARPSVMAYAADPELYMQGMADLLALMQEGIAAEIGGEYPLAEAARAQADLEAGRTTGSLLLIP from the coding sequence ATGGATAGGGTCGTCAGAATGGTCGGCGTCGGCGGGGTCGACCGGCTCGAAGTAGCGGAGACCGCGGCACGGCCGCCGGGGCCGGGCGAGGTCCGCGTCCGGCACGAGGCGATCGGCGTCAACTTCATCGACATCTATCAGCGCACAGGCCTCTATCCGCTGCCATTGCCGGCGGTGCTCGGCGCCGAGGGGGCGGGGCGTGTCGAGGCGCTCGGAGACGGTGTCGGCGGCTTCGCGATCGGCGATCGCGTCGCCTATGCCGGGGCTCCGGTCGGCGCCTATGCGACGGCCCGTTCGCTGCCCGCGTCGCGACTCGTCGCTTTGCCGGAGACCATTCCCTCGCGCCTAGCGGCAGCCTCGATGCTGAAAGGGTTGACGGCGCATATGCTGCTGACCCGGACCTATCCGGTGACGGAAGGCTCGACGCTGCTGATCCACGCCGCCGCCGGAGGCCTCGGCGCGCTGCTGACACGCTGGGCCAAGCGTCTCGGCGCACAGGTCATCGTAACCGCGGGCTCGCCGGAGAAGGCGCGGATCGCCATTGGGCATGGCGCCGATCACGTCGTCGTCGGGCGCAAGGCCGATCTTCCGGCGGAGATCGCGGCCCTGACCGGAGGATGCGGCGTCGACTTCGCCATCGACGGCATCGGCGGCGCGATGCTGCGCAAGACCCTGGCTTGCGTTCGCCGCTTCGGCACCGTCGCCAGCATCGGCCAGGCCGCGGGCCCCATCCCGCCTCTGGCGGTCGAGGAACTCGGTCCGGTGCGCTCGCTGTCGCTGGCTCGCCCCAGCGTCATGGCCTATGCCGCCGATCCCGAGCTTTATATGCAAGGTATGGCCGACCTGCTCGCGCTGATGCAGGAGGGCATCGCCGCCGAGATCGGCGGCGAATACCCACTCGCCGAGGCCGCCCGCGCCCAGGCCGATCTCGAAGCGGGGCGGACGACCGGGAGCTTGCTGCTGATCCCTTGA
- the groES gene encoding co-chaperone GroES translates to MKFRPLHDRVVVKRIDAEEKTKGGIIIPDTAKEKPQEGEVVAVGAGARDETGKLVPPDVKVGDRVLFGKWSGTEVKIDGQDLLIMKEADIMGVVETTAALKKAA, encoded by the coding sequence ATGAAGTTTCGGCCACTGCATGACCGCGTCGTCGTGAAGCGCATCGACGCCGAGGAGAAGACCAAGGGCGGGATCATCATTCCCGATACCGCCAAGGAAAAGCCGCAGGAGGGCGAGGTCGTCGCCGTCGGCGCCGGCGCGCGCGACGAAACCGGCAAGCTCGTGCCGCCAGACGTCAAGGTCGGCGACCGCGTGCTCTTCGGCAAATGGAGCGGCACCGAGGTCAAGATCGATGGCCAGGATCTCCTGATCATGAAGGAGGCCGACATCATGGGCGTCGTCGAGACGACGGCCGCCCTCAAGAAGGCCGCCTGA
- a CDS encoding DUF982 domain-containing protein, translating to MMAAAKSQSVRDAAINQTGSMLLPGGYGYGNVGDRSPPGEDCMMTSDDFERPVVILTGFGHPTAVASAMEAYMFLADWPVSRRDPVHGFALKGCLAAIRGEIEADTARGLFASWAEKHDLLAPDMAAFAGRRREGSRGHA from the coding sequence ATGATGGCAGCCGCGAAGAGCCAAAGCGTGCGCGACGCGGCGATCAACCAAACCGGATCCATGTTGCTTCCAGGAGGATATGGCTATGGCAATGTTGGCGATCGTTCCCCGCCTGGGGAGGACTGCATGATGACATCAGACGACTTTGAGAGGCCGGTCGTGATCCTGACCGGCTTTGGGCATCCGACCGCGGTCGCATCCGCGATGGAGGCCTACATGTTCCTGGCCGACTGGCCGGTGAGCAGGCGGGATCCCGTACACGGCTTCGCGCTGAAAGGATGCCTGGCAGCGATCCGTGGCGAGATCGAAGCTGATACAGCGCGCGGCCTGTTCGCATCCTGGGCGGAAAAGCACGACCTTCTCGCGCCCGATATGGCTGCCTTCGCAGGACGCCGCAGGGAGGGCTCGCGCGGCCACGCCTGA
- the htpG gene encoding molecular chaperone HtpG produces MTTTATAEHRSFEADVSRLLHMMVHSVYSDRDVFLRELISNAADACEKLRYEAIGNPELLGGDPKPAITISADPEASRLTIADNGIGMSHDEMIEALGTIARSGTRSFMERVANTEGKDGAQLIGQFGVGFYSAFMVAEKVEVVSRRAGNTEAWTWSSDGKGEFTVAPALLDEAPLRGTRVTLHLLEEAKTYAERWTLERIVKEQSGHVPVPISLITEPGADAVALSDGAALWTRPKSEITRDEYADFYRSVAGQYDEPAATIHFRAEGLHEYTALAFVPGARPFDLFDADRKGRIKLYVKRVFITDEAELLPRYLRFVRGIVDTADLPLNVSREMIQDSPLLAAIKKGVTNRVLSDLAKLADQDPDTFRLIWDNFGVVIKEGLYEDFARREQLLDLARFRTTASSEGWRSLKDYVGALKDNQTAIYYIAGDDASRIANSPQLEGFRARGIEVLLLSDPIDSFWASAAPDFEGKPFKSVTQGTADLGLIPLLDGAAPPSAETSEKVGALIASMKEILAEEVADVRSSDRLTESAVCLVASDKGPDRQFERLLSAAGRVESAAKPILEVNPRHAMVSALASVEDATLRSDIAHLILDTARVLDGERPTNANAFAERLNRLVTRSFGDG; encoded by the coding sequence ATGACAACGACCGCCACAGCCGAGCATCGCAGCTTCGAAGCCGACGTCTCCCGCCTTCTGCACATGATGGTGCATTCGGTCTATTCCGACCGGGACGTCTTTCTGCGCGAGCTGATCTCGAACGCAGCCGACGCCTGCGAGAAGCTGCGCTACGAAGCGATCGGCAACCCCGAACTTCTGGGGGGCGACCCGAAGCCCGCGATCACCATCTCGGCCGATCCGGAGGCCAGCAGGCTGACCATTGCCGACAACGGCATCGGTATGAGCCATGACGAGATGATCGAAGCTCTCGGGACGATCGCCCGCTCCGGTACGCGCAGCTTCATGGAGCGGGTCGCTAACACCGAAGGCAAGGACGGCGCGCAGCTCATCGGCCAGTTCGGCGTCGGCTTCTATTCCGCCTTCATGGTGGCCGAGAAGGTCGAGGTCGTAAGCCGTCGCGCCGGTAACACCGAAGCCTGGACCTGGTCCTCGGACGGCAAGGGCGAATTCACCGTGGCGCCTGCGTTGCTGGACGAGGCTCCTTTGCGCGGGACGCGGGTGACGCTGCACCTATTGGAGGAAGCCAAGACCTATGCCGAGCGCTGGACACTGGAGCGCATCGTCAAGGAACAGTCCGGCCATGTTCCGGTCCCGATTTCGCTGATCACGGAGCCGGGCGCAGATGCGGTCGCCCTTTCGGATGGGGCCGCACTCTGGACGAGGCCGAAGAGCGAGATCACCAGGGACGAATACGCCGATTTCTACCGCAGCGTTGCGGGACAATATGACGAGCCGGCGGCCACGATCCATTTTCGTGCCGAAGGCCTGCACGAATATACGGCGCTGGCTTTCGTCCCGGGCGCGCGTCCGTTCGATCTCTTCGACGCCGATCGGAAGGGCCGGATCAAGCTCTACGTGAAGCGCGTCTTCATTACGGACGAAGCCGAACTCCTTCCGCGCTACCTGCGCTTCGTCCGCGGCATTGTCGACACCGCCGACCTGCCGCTCAACGTTTCCCGCGAGATGATCCAGGACAGCCCGCTGCTCGCTGCGATCAAGAAAGGCGTCACCAACCGTGTCCTTTCCGATCTCGCGAAACTGGCCGATCAGGATCCGGACACGTTCCGACTGATCTGGGACAATTTCGGCGTCGTCATCAAGGAAGGGCTTTACGAGGACTTCGCGCGGCGGGAACAGCTACTCGACCTCGCTCGCTTCCGAACGACAGCCTCCAGTGAGGGGTGGCGCAGCCTCAAGGACTATGTCGGCGCACTGAAGGACAATCAGACCGCGATCTACTATATCGCCGGTGACGATGCCTCCCGGATCGCCAACTCCCCGCAGCTCGAAGGCTTCCGTGCGCGCGGCATCGAGGTGCTGCTGCTGTCGGATCCGATCGACAGTTTCTGGGCGTCGGCAGCCCCGGATTTCGAAGGCAAGCCGTTCAAGTCGGTGACGCAAGGTACGGCTGATCTCGGTCTGATCCCGCTGCTCGACGGCGCAGCGCCTCCTTCGGCTGAAACGAGTGAGAAGGTCGGCGCTCTGATCGCATCGATGAAGGAGATTCTGGCCGAAGAGGTCGCGGATGTGCGATCTTCCGATAGACTCACGGAGAGCGCGGTCTGTCTCGTGGCCTCGGATAAGGGGCCGGATCGCCAGTTCGAGCGTTTGCTCAGCGCCGCAGGACGAGTGGAGAGTGCGGCCAAGCCGATCCTCGAGGTCAACCCGCGTCATGCGATGGTCTCAGCGCTGGCGTCTGTCGAGGATGCTACGCTGCGTAGCGACATCGCCCATCTGATTTTGGATACCGCTCGCGTCTTGGATGGCGAGCGCCCGACAAACGCGAACGCATTCGCTGAAAGGCTCAACCGGCTTGTTACGCGAAGCTTTGGCGATGGCTGA
- the groL gene encoding chaperonin GroEL (60 kDa chaperone family; promotes refolding of misfolded polypeptides especially under stressful conditions; forms two stacked rings of heptamers to form a barrel-shaped 14mer; ends can be capped by GroES; misfolded proteins enter the barrel where they are refolded when GroES binds): MAAKDVKFSQDARERMLRGVDTLANAVKVTLGPKGRNVVIEKSFGAPRITKDGVTVAKEIELSDKFENMGAQMVREVASKQNDAAGDGTTTATVLAQAIVREGAKAVAAGINPMDLKRGIDLAVEAVTKSLGEHSKTITGSEEVAQVGTISANGDRTIGEMIAEAMKKVGNEGVITVEEAKTAETELDVVEGMQFDRGYLSPYFVTNTEKMVAELEDPYILIHEKKLSGLQTMLPLLEAVVQTGKPLLIVAEDVEGEALATLVVNKLRGGLKVAAVKAPGFGDRRKAMLEDIAILTGGTAVSEDLGIKLENVTLQMLGRAKKVRIEKENTTIVDGAGKKTEIDARVAQIKAQIEETTSDYDREKLQERLAKLAGGVAVIRVGGATEVEVKEKKDRVDDALNATRAAMEEGILPGGGVALLRAVKALEGIVPGNDDQKTGVEIVRKAITAPARQIVENAGGDGAVVVGKLLESSDYAWGYDAQTGAYGDLVKAGIIDPTKVVRTAIQDAASVAGLLITTEAMIAEAPKKDPAPAMPAGGMDY, encoded by the coding sequence ATGGCTGCGAAGGACGTGAAGTTTTCGCAGGACGCGCGCGAGCGGATGCTGCGCGGCGTCGACACGCTTGCCAATGCCGTGAAGGTCACGCTGGGTCCGAAGGGCCGCAATGTCGTGATCGAGAAGTCTTTCGGTGCGCCCCGCATCACCAAGGACGGCGTCACCGTCGCCAAGGAGATCGAACTTTCCGACAAGTTCGAGAACATGGGCGCCCAGATGGTCCGCGAGGTGGCCTCGAAGCAGAACGACGCCGCCGGCGACGGTACCACGACAGCGACCGTACTCGCCCAGGCGATCGTCCGCGAGGGCGCCAAGGCGGTCGCCGCCGGCATCAACCCGATGGACCTGAAGCGCGGCATCGATCTCGCCGTCGAGGCGGTGACGAAGTCGCTCGGCGAGCATTCCAAGACCATCACCGGCTCGGAGGAGGTCGCGCAGGTCGGCACCATCTCCGCCAATGGCGACCGCACGATCGGCGAGATGATCGCCGAGGCGATGAAGAAGGTCGGCAACGAGGGCGTCATCACCGTCGAGGAAGCCAAGACCGCCGAGACCGAGCTCGACGTCGTCGAAGGCATGCAGTTCGACCGCGGCTATCTCTCGCCCTATTTCGTGACCAACACCGAGAAGATGGTCGCGGAGCTGGAAGACCCCTACATCCTGATCCACGAGAAGAAGCTCTCGGGGCTCCAGACGATGCTGCCGCTTCTGGAAGCGGTCGTCCAGACCGGAAAGCCCCTGCTGATCGTGGCGGAGGACGTCGAGGGCGAGGCTCTCGCCACGCTCGTCGTCAACAAGCTCCGTGGCGGCCTGAAGGTCGCGGCCGTCAAGGCTCCGGGCTTCGGTGACCGCCGCAAGGCCATGCTGGAGGACATCGCGATCCTGACCGGCGGCACCGCGGTCAGCGAGGATCTCGGCATCAAGCTGGAGAACGTGACCCTCCAGATGCTCGGCCGCGCCAAGAAGGTCCGGATCGAGAAGGAGAACACCACGATCGTCGACGGCGCCGGCAAGAAGACCGAGATCGACGCCCGCGTCGCGCAGATCAAGGCGCAGATCGAGGAGACCACCTCGGATTACGACCGCGAGAAGCTCCAGGAACGCCTGGCCAAGCTCGCCGGCGGCGTCGCGGTCATCCGCGTCGGCGGCGCGACCGAGGTCGAGGTCAAGGAGAAGAAGGACCGCGTCGACGATGCCCTGAACGCGACCCGGGCCGCGATGGAAGAAGGCATCCTGCCGGGCGGCGGCGTTGCCCTTCTGCGCGCGGTCAAGGCGCTCGAAGGTATCGTGCCCGGCAATGACGACCAGAAGACCGGTGTCGAGATCGTCCGCAAGGCGATCACCGCTCCTGCGCGCCAGATCGTCGAGAATGCCGGTGGCGACGGCGCGGTCGTGGTGGGCAAGCTGCTGGAGTCTTCCGATTATGCCTGGGGCTACGACGCCCAGACCGGCGCGTACGGCGATCTGGTCAAGGCCGGCATCATCGACCCGACCAAGGTCGTGCGCACGGCGATCCAGGACGCGGCGTCGGTCGCGGGCTTGCTGATCACCACCGAGGCGATGATCGCCGAGGCGCCGAAGAAGGATCCGGCACCGGCCATGCCCGCTGGCGGCATGGACTATTGA